The nucleotide sequence ATTATTCAAAAAGGAAATTCACCCCAAAATGTCGAATATTTAAGTATCACCAAAAATACACAACAAAGAGGAGTGAATACTTATGTATATTCGACAAGAATGCCTATTTTCCTTTGAAGAAATAATAAAATTACAACCTAAAACTAGGCTTGAATTAATTCTAGCCCAACTAGATTTTTCAAATGTATTAAATGGTTTAGCCCAGCTACACGCTACGCGTGGCCCGAAAGGGCATAATGAGCTAGCACTATTGTATGCTTTAGTTGCTATGCAAGTTGAAAAAATTAAATATTTTAATAAGTTAGTCGATAGACTTAAGACTGATCCTATATTTAGGTATAATTGTGGTTTTAACATTTTAGAGAAAACACCTTCAGCATCAACCTTTAGTAGATTTTTAACTAAGCTATCCAAAATACCTTCATTGGAATATGACTTCGATTGTTTAGTTAAAAAGGCCATTAGTATAGGAATTGTTGATGGTTCAAATGTAGCAATCGATTCTACTAAAATTGATTCTTTTGAAAAAGCTAGACCTAAATCCAAACTTAAGAATGATGCTGTTTCTCCAAACTGGGGAGCTAAGAACGATACTGATGGTAATAAAATACGTTGGTTCGGATTTAAGCTTCACATACTGGCAGATTGCAAGAGTGAACTACCCTTAAGCATATTGCTATCTCCCGCTAGTTATAGTGATGGAGATTTAGCTATTCCGCTGATAAAAAAGTTCATCACCAACTACTCTGGAGTTTTGAGTCCTAAGCATTTTATTATGGATAAAGGTTATGATTTTCAAAAGATTTATGATTATGTTACTCACGATGTTAAAGCACAACCAATTATAGCTTACAATCCTAGGGCACAGTATGCTCCACCAGAAGGATTTAATGAGAAGTTTGAACCCATATGCTCAATGGGATATCCATTAACTTACTGGGGAAAAGATGGTGACTACCTTAAATTTAGATGTCCCCAAGCAACCGGTAAGGTTAATTGTCCATTTGGAACAAAGCATTGTAGCAATTCAAACTATGGATTTTGCCTAAAGGTAAACTATAAAGAGAATAATAGGTATTACTCTTATCCTCTTAGGAGCAGTGAAGATTGGCAAAAACTCTATAATCAACGCACCTCTATCGAGAGGTGTAACTCAAGATTGAAAGAGTACCTAAATGTTAATAATCTGCGTTCAGCAGGTATTAGAAAAGCAAAAGTTGTAGCTCTACTAAACTGTATGGCTTTAGTAGCAGGCACTATTGCTGTTAATCAGAAGTCTAACGACTTAAATTTAAAGCAAGCAGGATAAATTTATTAGTTTTAAAAGTTATCCACAGGTGCAATAGCACCTTGGCTTTGCTATTATCTTTTTCTGAACAAAATAGTTAATTATTAACAAAAAGTAATGATTTTTAAATATAATTGAGGAAGTTTAATTGTGCAATTTCCTCAAATAATTTTATTGGTTAAGATTATCAATAATTAAGTTGTATTTTGCAAGTGTAATTTTTAGCGTTCTGCAAAGAATTTTTCAAGCACCCTTGTTTACATATATGTTAATTTATGGTTGAGTGTTGTATTCTGTAACTCCCCCCCTTGAAAAGAAGGAGATAACTATGGTGTATTATCCTATCAATGATGGCACTAGTAAGCCTTTCGTCATAGAAAATACTGTTCCATCTGCCGAATTCAAGATTAGTAGTTATGATTAAACTCCTACGTTCATAGCAATCCGAAATAACTTGGAATAAAAGCTGTGCTCCCTCAGCACTAAGGGGAAGATAGCCCCACTCATCACAAATAAGCAAATCACATTTTTCTATTGACTTAAAAAATCTTTTTAGTTCTCCAGATGCCTTAGCTTCTACAAGCTCATTAACAAGTGCGGCTGTCCTAAAAAATCTTACTCGTTTCCCCTTATTTATTGCCTCTACTCCAATTGCGGTAGCAAGGTGAGTCTTGCCTGTACCTACACCACCGTAGAGGATAAGGTTTTCCCTTCTATCAATGAAATCTGCGTTTCTTATGCTCTCCACAGGAAGTTTTTCTGGAATCTCTATATCCTTAAAACTGTAGTTTTCAAATGTTTTAATCACATCAAATTTAGCCTGTTTTAGACATCTGTTGATTCTAGTAGTTTCTCTGTTTCTTAATTCAATCTCTAGAAATTTTGCAAGGAATTCCTGATGGGTTTCTGTCTTTATGGTATCACAATTTTCAGCTAGGCTAACGCCTAAGCGGAGCGCTTTACAATATGCTGCAATAATTTCATTCATCAGGCATTCCTCCCTTTTAGGAACTTGTTGTACACATCTAAGTTTGGAGTAAATATGTGGTTTTTAGGTATGTCACCAGCAATCTGCATTTTTGCAATTTCCGGCAGTTTGTTAACTAATCTGTGATATGTTGCTATAATGCTGTCTACATCGTTGTTGCCGATTGCTATAGTTTGCAGAAGTGCAGAAGTTGCAGTTTGCATTTCTGACTCCTGTATCATCTTAATAAGTGCATGAAGCGCTAGCTTCTTTTTATCTTTGTCACTTTGGTCCAAGTAGTTTCTCCAAGGCTCTGGAAGCTCATTGTAAAAATCAGTATATTTTAATGCACTGGGTCTTCGGGCTAGTGTGGATAAGTATGGGATCCAGTTCATACTTTCTGCATTCTTGCAGTACAGCCTTCTATGTGTAACTACGTGGCCATATTTTTCATCAAGTATAATAACTTGAAATGCTGTAGCCTTGATGAGAACTTTCTTACCAGCTAACGCTGGAGAAGTAGAGTATGTATTGGTTTCAAATTTAACCTTGCCATAATTGTCTGCAATTGCACTAAATATTCTATGTATTTCAAATCCTGCCGCCGGTAGAAGAAACATCTTCTTTAAGTCATCGTTAAAGAGCTCTTTTATAGTTACATCATTCTTATAGTGCTTTCTATCCATGTCATTATCGCAAATCTGCAAAAGTAACTTATTATAGTCATCAATGTTTTTGAAAGCTGGTATAGGCACAAATAAATTTCTTCTATGGTAACCTACCTTATTCTCAACGTTACCTTTCTCATTACCACTTGCAGGGTTACAAAAATTAACCTGGAATTTGTAGTGAGCAGCGAATCTTTCAAATTGTTGAGTAAGAGTTCGATTACCATCTTTATTTATACTTATCACTGCTGCAGATAAATTGTCAAACCAGATTTTATAAGGAACCCTCCCCATATGCTCAAAAATATTCTTCATTCCTTGAAGGAAACATTCCTGGTTCTGACCTCTAAAGATTTGCACATATCCTCCATTGCTATAAGGAAATGACATGTTTAAATAGTATCCGGTAAACTCTTCACCGTTTTCAATGAAAGTTGCCTCTCCAAAATCCACCTGAGCCTCACCGGCAGGATGGTTAAGCGGCAGCGAGCCATCCTTTTTGCTAAACAGTTCTTTCTTTTTTGCAGAAACATAATACTGAACTGTTCTTAGTGATAGGTCAAGCCTATCGCCAAACACCTCTTCTAACCTGTCATACACACGCTTCGCTGTATGACGTTGCTTTCTTGGTGCTGTCAAATCAGCCTCAAGCCATGAATCTATTAGTTCCTTATATTTATCTATTTTCAACTCATTTTTACTTCCTCGCTGCGGACCATCGTTGAAATCTTCCTTATCAACATACTTTTGCACAGTTGCAAATGCATGTCCTGTTATCCTGCTAATCTCCCTTAAACTTTTTCCTTCAAATTGACTTAGTTCTTTGATATAATGAACTCTAGACATTGTTAACATCCTTTCATAACCTCCCCTATAGTTTGGACAACTTAGAGGATATATTATTTGAGGGTGCTTGACAATGTTTTTTATTTTTCCAGCAAACTGCTAGAGTTTTATTTTGCATTTTGCTCTATTTTCATTTTACACTAAACATACCTAGAAAAATAAACAATCTTTGTGAGAAATGCTTGTTGGAAGGATATATTCATGAGAAAAAACTTATTGATGATATTTTAGTAAAGAGAGTTATAAAGAACGAGTTTGAATAATATCTATGCAGCCGTTTAGGCAGCATTTTTTTAAAATAAAATTCCGCTAGCGCTTCCAACTTCTCTGTAACAATTGGAAATTCTAACGGAATGATATCGTGGAAAAATTCCGGCACAGTAGTGTGAGAAACAACACTCTTATAAAGGCTCTATATCTTGCCACGGAGCAGATAATGCTTAAATGGACCGCACCTATCCAGAATTGGGCCAGCACACTGGCACAACTTAGTATACGGTTTGATGAAAGGCTTGAACAATATCTGTAATTGAGAAGCCTGTACTATTTAGAATATTTATGTATAATAATAAAAATATTGCACAAAATAATATCAACAAAAGGCTACACTATCTATTTTTAGTAATTCCCCCAAAAATTAAAATTATTACTGAGTTTTACCTCAGTAATAATTTCCAAATAAAGAATAGCATGTCTTTTCTATTTTACACAAACATATGGACGTTCTCATAATAAATTTTAAACATGTTATTTATTTAAAATATTATTCTCTATCCACATTTTTAAAGATTGATCATCTACAACTATGTATTTCCCTTTTTTAGTTCCTTTATAATTATCAATAAGGTGAAAATCTTTTAAGTAATTTATAATATTAATTATCACATGGTAGGATGTTGTATAATTTGTTTTACTAATAATTTCATTTTCAAATTTCTTTACTATTTTCCTTGGTTCTATATAGTCTGTTCCATATTCCTCTCTTCTATTAAGTATGCTATAAATAATATTCTTAAATATTTCTTTATCAATGGTAATACTTCCATATTTTTTAGGTAACTTTATTATTCCTATACTTGTATCAGTATCCACTCTGATTTCTTCAATAGCACTTGGTTTGTTTTCCTGATTTACTTTTATTTTTAAATCTTTTTCAGAAAAACCTGCTATCTTTAAAACCTTTCTGCATAAGGAAACTATAGCGTTAGAACTGCTATTTACCATAACATATAAACCATTTGGTAATTGTTTATAAAACCTTTTGTCAATATTTGAATCATCATATGTAAAATATACTCTGGTTCGTCCTCTAAATTCCTCAATTTTATCTATATTTGTTATAAAGTTTTTATTCTTTTTGCTTATTTCCTCTATTAATTTAAGTAATACTTCTCTCCAATACTTAATCTCAAATTTTTTACCAAATAGTAAAATTTCTTCTGGATTTGTATCTGTCCAATCTGTTAAATCATCATAGCATTCTTCCAAATTAATCTCCTGATTTTTTTCATCTTCTTCACTAACAAGTGAAATAAATTCCGCTTTTAAGTTTTCAACTTTCTCTATCAACTTTTTAATATCCTTATATTTCTCCTTAAATTCATCAATATCATCAATCCTATCTTCTATTATGCATTGTTGTAACTTATCTTTGATTATATTATTATATTGAGTCATATCTTCAATGGTCCAATTAAAATCATCAATGACAACATTAATTATATCTTTAATATCATTTCTATTTACCACTATACCCATCTCCCATTTAAATATTAGGTTGATATTTGTTTTCAATAAATTTTTATCTTACACTCTATATTCTTTTCTACTATCAGCTACAATTTCATAAGTTTCAGCACAATATTCTTCTATATCATCTATTTCCTCTACTTCATTTTCACACATCTTTTCAACCTGCCTCATTACTATGTCCATTGCCTTTTCTGCCTGCTTTGGTGGGTAGTTGTATTTTTTTAGTAGCCTTTTTATAATCGTTCTCATCTTTGCCCTTGCCATTGTTCTTTTGCTCCAGTCAACGGTTATGTTGCTTCTTATAGCCTCTGTCAATTCATGTGCTATTTGCTTTAGAACATCATCGCTCATAAATAGTTTTACTGCATCATCTGCTGTTAAGGCATCATAAAAGGCAATTTCATCTTCTGAAAGGCCAAGGTTCATATCTTCCTCTCTTGCCTTTTGTATTTCCTTTGCAAGGTTTATAAGCTCTTCAATTACTTCTAAATTTGTAATTGCTTGATTCTTGTATTTTTTTAATGCCTTCTCAAGCTTTTCTGAAAACCTTTCAGACTTTACTAAGTTTCTTTTTTCAATTGCCTTTATCTTTCCTTCAAGAAGTTTTTTAAGCATTTCAACAGCAAGGTTCTTATATTTTATTGACCTTACTTCTTCTAAGAATTCATCTGATAAAATTGATATGTTAGGCCTTTCAAGCCCTAATGAATCAAAAACATCTATTACTTCCTCTGATATTATCGTCTTTTGAAGAAGTTGATTTATTCTATGCTCTATCTCTCTTTTAGAAAGCCTATTTGTTGACTTATTTTCCAATTTAACAAGACTTGCCTTTACAGCTTTAAAATAGCTAACCTCAAGTGCTGCAGCTCTTCCTTCCTTTGTTGATGCACAAAGTGAATGTGCTTTAGCAAGTTCTACAACCGTATTTTTAAATTCTTTTTGTTCCTTTTCTTCCATTGAAAGTACAAAATCCATTCCTTCTGTTATTGCTCTTATTCTTTGCATTTCAGTTCCATTCATATAGCCTGAATAGTCAAGTTTGTGGAACATATCTTTTAATATTTCAAGTTTTTCAAGCATTATTGATACTGCAACGGATGTATCTATTCCTGTTGTCTTTTTATCACTTTCTGTATAAACTTTAAGTGCCTTCTTTAAACTTTCAAATATTCCTATATAGTCAACTATTACTCCACCTGGCTTATCCTTAAAAACTCTGTTTACTCTTGCTATTGCTTGCATTAGGTTATGTCCCTTCATTGGCTTGTCTATATACATTGTATGCATTGATGGGACATCAAATCCTGTAAGCCACATATCCCTTACAATTGCTATCTTAAGTTCATCGTTTACATCCTTCATTCTTTTTGCCAGTATTTCTTTTCTTTGTGAGCCACCTGTTAAATGTTTTTGCAATTTTTCATCATCAGAAGCATCTCCAGTTATTACAACCTTAATCTTTCCTTTAGTTAAATCGTCACTATGCCAATCTGGTCTTAGATTTATTATTTCATCATAAATGTCGGCACAAATTTTTCTGCTCATACAAACAATCATAGCTTTCCCATCTATTGTTTTTATTCTTTCTTCAAAGTGATTTACTATATCCTGTGCAAGAAGCTTTAATCTATTTGCTGAGCCAACAACAGCCTCTAACCTTGACCATTGACCTTTATATTTATTCTTAATCTCTTCCTCTTGACCATCCATTAATTCTTCAAATTCTTCATCTATTTTTTTTAGTTCTTCTTCGTCTGCCTCAAGCTTTATTATTCTATTCTCATAATATATTTTTACTGTTGCTCCATCTTCAACAGCTCTTGTCATATCATATATATCTATATAGTCGCCAAATACTTCTACCGTTGATTTTGCTCCTATTTCACCTTCTATTCCTATAGGTGTTCCTGTAAATCCTATAAACGAAGCATTAGGAAGTGCATCTCTTACATATTTAGCATATCCATACTTTATATCACCAGTTTCTATATCTGCCTTTGCATCAAGTCCATAATGGCTTCTATGTGCTTCATCTGCAATTACAATTACATTATGCCTGTCAGTTAAAACAGGCATTTCGCCATTTTCTGGTTTGAATTTTTGTATAGTAGTAAATATTATTCCTCCTGCTTCTCTTTCATTCAATAGGTCAAATAGTCCACGTATTATTTTTGTTTTCTCTTTTTTATTACTTTCCTTTTGCTCATCAGAAAGTTTTCGAACATCTGCCTGAATTGGATCTTGTCGTAATATATCTTTAGCTTGGCTAAATGTATTATATAGTTGA is from Clostridium thermarum and encodes:
- a CDS encoding type I restriction endonuclease subunit R, with protein sequence MGFLIDFTEQQLENAAIEILKELDYEHLYGPDIAPDSESPERDDYREVILKNRVLDALRRLNPALPEDAIEEAYRKIITFNSPILEENNRYFHKIIVEGIDVTFKKQGIIKTEKAYIIDFKNVDNNEFLVVNQFRIEEIEKRRPDVIIFVNGIPLVVMELKSSTDENVGIEKAYNQIQTYKRDIPTLFYYNAFIVITDGINAKAGTITANFERFMNWRSIDGINVEPLSIPQYEILLKGMLRKDRLLDIVENFLTYQETSAVDYDSKGRKIGDKIKLNKILAAYHQYFAVKKAVENTEVAINSTDKKIGVVWHTQGSGKSFTMVFYAAQLVKKFNNPTIVVITDRNDLDDQLYNTFSQAKDILRQDPIQADVRKLSDEQKESNKKEKTKIIRGLFDLLNEREAGGIIFTTIQKFKPENGEMPVLTDRHNVIVIADEAHRSHYGLDAKADIETGDIKYGYAKYVRDALPNASFIGFTGTPIGIEGEIGAKSTVEVFGDYIDIYDMTRAVEDGATVKIYYENRIIKLEADEEELKKIDEEFEELMDGQEEEIKNKYKGQWSRLEAVVGSANRLKLLAQDIVNHFEERIKTIDGKAMIVCMSRKICADIYDEIINLRPDWHSDDLTKGKIKVVITGDASDDEKLQKHLTGGSQRKEILAKRMKDVNDELKIAIVRDMWLTGFDVPSMHTMYIDKPMKGHNLMQAIARVNRVFKDKPGGVIVDYIGIFESLKKALKVYTESDKKTTGIDTSVAVSIMLEKLEILKDMFHKLDYSGYMNGTEMQRIRAITEGMDFVLSMEEKEQKEFKNTVVELAKAHSLCASTKEGRAAALEVSYFKAVKASLVKLENKSTNRLSKREIEHRINQLLQKTIISEEVIDVFDSLGLERPNISILSDEFLEEVRSIKYKNLAVEMLKKLLEGKIKAIEKRNLVKSERFSEKLEKALKKYKNQAITNLEVIEELINLAKEIQKAREEDMNLGLSEDEIAFYDALTADDAVKLFMSDDVLKQIAHELTEAIRSNITVDWSKRTMARAKMRTIIKRLLKKYNYPPKQAEKAMDIVMRQVEKMCENEVEEIDDIEEYCAETYEIVADSRKEYRV
- the istB gene encoding IS21-like element helper ATPase IstB; the protein is MNEIIAAYCKALRLGVSLAENCDTIKTETHQEFLAKFLEIELRNRETTRINRCLKQAKFDVIKTFENYSFKDIEIPEKLPVESIRNADFIDRRENLILYGGVGTGKTHLATAIGVEAINKGKRVRFFRTAALVNELVEAKASGELKRFFKSIEKCDLLICDEWGYLPLSAEGAQLLFQVISDCYERRSLIITTNLEFGRWNSIFYDERLTSAIIDRIIHHSYLLLFKGGSYRIQHSTIN
- a CDS encoding transposase, which codes for MYIRQECLFSFEEIIKLQPKTRLELILAQLDFSNVLNGLAQLHATRGPKGHNELALLYALVAMQVEKIKYFNKLVDRLKTDPIFRYNCGFNILEKTPSASTFSRFLTKLSKIPSLEYDFDCLVKKAISIGIVDGSNVAIDSTKIDSFEKARPKSKLKNDAVSPNWGAKNDTDGNKIRWFGFKLHILADCKSELPLSILLSPASYSDGDLAIPLIKKFITNYSGVLSPKHFIMDKGYDFQKIYDYVTHDVKAQPIIAYNPRAQYAPPEGFNEKFEPICSMGYPLTYWGKDGDYLKFRCPQATGKVNCPFGTKHCSNSNYGFCLKVNYKENNRYYSYPLRSSEDWQKLYNQRTSIERCNSRLKEYLNVNNLRSAGIRKAKVVALLNCMALVAGTIAVNQKSNDLNLKQAG
- the istA gene encoding IS21 family transposase, which encodes MLTMSRVHYIKELSQFEGKSLREISRITGHAFATVQKYVDKEDFNDGPQRGSKNELKIDKYKELIDSWLEADLTAPRKQRHTAKRVYDRLEEVFGDRLDLSLRTVQYYVSAKKKELFSKKDGSLPLNHPAGEAQVDFGEATFIENGEEFTGYYLNMSFPYSNGGYVQIFRGQNQECFLQGMKNIFEHMGRVPYKIWFDNLSAAVISINKDGNRTLTQQFERFAAHYKFQVNFCNPASGNEKGNVENKVGYHRRNLFVPIPAFKNIDDYNKLLLQICDNDMDRKHYKNDVTIKELFNDDLKKMFLLPAAGFEIHRIFSAIADNYGKVKFETNTYSTSPALAGKKVLIKATAFQVIILDEKYGHVVTHRRLYCKNAESMNWIPYLSTLARRPSALKYTDFYNELPEPWRNYLDQSDKDKKKLALHALIKMIQESEMQTATSALLQTIAIGNNDVDSIIATYHRLVNKLPEIAKMQIAGDIPKNHIFTPNLDVYNKFLKGRNA